GATTAAAGTAAGAGAGCAGCACGGCTGGAACGAAGCCTAGAAGCTCGATTTATTCAACCATAAAATTGTTAGAAAATGGCAGAAAAAAAGAAACTAAGAATAGGATTAGTAGGCACCGGCCTAATGGGTAGAACCCATGCAAACGGATATAATAGAATTCATAATTTCTTCCCTGATTTAGAATTTGAGCCAGAATTAGTGGCTGTATGCTCTAGAAACGAAGAAAAAGTAAAGGCTTTTGCAGAACAATGGAACTTTGCATCGTACGAAACAGATTGGAGAAAACTGATAGCAAGAGATGATATTGACGCCATTGACGTATGCACACCAAACGACAGTCACGCCGAAATATCAATAGCAGCCGCTGAAGCTGGTAAAATGGTATTATGCGAAAAACCACTTTCTAGAACCATAGAAGAAGGTCAAAAAATGGTAGACGCTGCCGAAAAAGCTGGTGTAAAAACCACTGTTTGGTATAACTACAGAAGAATTCCGGCTGTTACGCTTGCCAAAAACATTATTGATTCAGGTAAACTGGGTAAAATCTTCCATTACAGAGGAAACTTCTTGCAAGACTGGACCATCAATGCCGACCTTCCACAAGGTGGTGAAGGACTTTGGCGTATGGATGCTAATGCTGCCGGTTCTGGTGTTACAGGTGATTTGTTAGCTCACTGTATTGACTCCGCTATGTGGCTTAATGGTGGCATTAAAGATGTATCTGCCGTTACAGAGACTTTTGTAAAAGAGCGTATGCATCAGCTTACTGGTAAAGTAGAGCCTGTCAAAATTGACGATGCTTGCCTTTTCCATTGCCATTTTGAGAATGGCTCTTTAGGTCTTTTTGAAGCTACTAGATATGCCAGAGGCCACAAGGCTTTAAAAACATTTGAAATCAATGGTGAGAATGCATCTATCCGTTGGGATTTGCATGACCTGAACAGACTAGAATTCTTTGACCATGCTGACGACTCTAAGCTCAGAGGATGGCGTTCTATTCACGTTACAGATGGTGACCATCCGTATATTGACAAATGGTGGATTCCTGGTTGTGGCATTGGTTGGGAGCACAGTTTTGTGCACCAGGTTGCCGATTTCTTAAAAAGTCTGGAAGATGACAGCGACTGCTCTCCTACTTTCAAAGAAGCTTTACAAACACAAAAAGTCTGTGAAGCCATCATTGAATCTGCTACAGAGAGAAAATGGGTTGACACCGGTGTTGACGGTCAATTTGTATAAATTAAATGCAGCCTAGTAAAGCCTAGGCTGCATTTTTCATAAAACCCTATGCCCCTTCTTCAAATCTCTCAGATTTCAAAATCCTTTTCCGGAATTAAGGTTCTAGAAAACATCTCTTTTGACCTAAAGTCAGGCGAGGTACATGCTCTTATGGGAGAAAATGGTGCAGGTAAATCTACCCTCATGAAAATACTCATGGGATTGCTAAAAGCAGATACCGGAAGTATTCATCTGGAAGGCGAAGACATCACAAAAATGGATGTGCAAGAAACCTTAAAAAAAGGTATTGCCATGATTCATCAAGAAATTTTGATGGTACCTGAGTTGAGCATTGCTCAAAACATCTTTTTAGGAAAAGAAACCTCCACTTTTTCCTTTTTAAAGGAGAAGCATATCAATCAGCAAACACAAGAGCTTTTTGACAACATTGGTTTGACGCTAAATCCTAAAACCAAGATGAAGGATTTGAGCATAGCTCAAATGCAAATGGTGGAAATAGTAAAAGCCATTTCAAATGAGGCTAAAATCATCATTATGGATGAGCCCACCTCTGCTCTATCTGATAAAGAGGTAGCCAAGCTTTTTAAAATCATCAAAGACCTTAAAAGTAGAAATGTAGCCATAGTCTATATTTCTCACAAAATGGATGAAATTTTCCAAATAGCAGACAGAATAACCGTGCTACGAGATGGAAACTACATAGGAACTAAAACAGTAAAGGAATTAAACAACAAAACCCTCATTACCATGATGGTGGGTAGAGAAATTGACAGTATTTATCCAGAATCACATGCCGAAATAGGTGAAACAATACTGGAAGTAAAGGATTTGACTTCTAGAGGTAAGTTTGAAAACATCAATTTTGAATTAAAAGAAGGCGAGGTATTAGGCTTAGCAGGTTTAGTAGGTGCTGGAAGAACAGAAGTAGCCAGAGTTATAGCTGGACTAGATAAGTTTAATAGTGGGAAAATAATACTAGAAGGTGCTGAACTAAAGCTCAAAAGCCCTAAAGATGCCATTGCTAATAAAATAGGTTATGTAAGCGAAGACCGAAAAGCATTAGGTTTTATTCCAGACCTCTCGGTCAATGAGAATCTCACTTTGGCCAGTTTACCAATATACGCCAACGGTGCCTTCCCTGTCAAAAACCGTGAAGAAAGTGTTGGCAATCACATGGTAAAAGACCTAAAAATCAAAACTAATGGTCTCACGCAAAGCGTAGGAAGCCTAAGCGGCGGAAATCAACAAAAAGTGGTAATTGGAAAAGTACTATTAACTTCTCCCAAAGTCATTATTTTAGATGAACCTACACGAGGCATTGACATTGGAGCTAAATTTGAAATTTATAAGCTTATCAGAACCCTTAGTCAAAATGGAATTGCAATTATCATGATTTCTTCCGAGTTGCCAGAGGTACTCGGCATGAGCGACAGAATAGTGGTACTGTCTGAAGGAAAACAAACCGCTATATTATCAGGAAAAGAAGCCACTCAAGAAAACATTATGCACTATGCAATTCACTAAAAGCCTAAAAGAATACGGCATACTTATTTCCTTCATAGTCACCTGTGCTATACTTTCTATTGCTACACCGCAGTTTTTAAGTGTAGCCAACTGGACCATCATTATCACCCAAGTTTCCATAAACGCCTTATTGGCTTTTGGAGTAACTTTTGTCATCATCACTGGTGGTATCGACCTCTCCATTGGTTCCATAGTGGCAGTAACTGGTGTGGTAGCGGCCTCGCTTGCCCAAAATGGCGACTACCCCGTTATAGTAGCTGTGATAGGAGGACTAATGGCAGGACTTGCCTTTGGTCTATTAAACGGATTTCTCGTTACTAAAAGTAAGATTGCCCCATTTATAGTAACGCTAGGTACTATGACCATTGGTAGAGGTTTGGCTCTAATATTAAGCAAAGGAAGACCCGTTTCTAACCTATCAGACAGCTTTAACTTTATTGGTAATGGCAAAATAGCTGGACTTCCAGTTCCTATTATCATTCTAATTATTGTCTTCATTATATGTTCCATAGCTCTTCGTAAAACTATTTTCGGTAGATATATTTATGCCATAGGTGGCAATGAAGATGCCGCTTGGGCATCCGGAATTAGTGTTGACAAAATCAAATTAGCGGCTTATGCTATTTGTGGAGCATTAGCTGGTTTAGCAGGAATTTTATTGACCGCCAGAATAAACACAGGTCAGCCGAACTCAGGAATGGGTTTTGAACTAGACGCTATTGCGGCTGTAGTTATTGGTGGTACCAGCACCACAGGTGGTCGAGGAACTATGATAGGTACCCTCATCGGGGTTTTGCTTATTGGTGTCATAAACAACGGACTCGACCTTATGAACGTAACTTCTTATTACCAGCAGGTCATTATGGGTGTCATCATCATTGGTGCTGTATTGATGGACAGCTGGAATCAAAAAACTAGAAACTAAACAGATTATATGAAATCATTAAAACTACTATTTTTTGCAGGTCTTATTTCGCTCACCGCATGTGGTCCAGCAGAAGACGATGGCAAACTAGTCATTGGAGTTACCATGCTCAGCATGCAAAACGAGTTCATTGTCAATGTAGCTGACGAGATGCAAAAAAAGGCAGATGAGATGGGTGTAAAACTCATCACGGTGGATGCCGAAAGGTCTGCCCTTAAACAAATGGAACAGGTAGAAAGCTTCATAGCCCAAGGTGTAGATGCCATTATTCTAAACCCTTGTGAAGTAGAAGCCAGTTCTCCTGCAGTATCTAGAGCCATAGCTGCTGGTATTCCTATTGTCAATGTCAATTCAGAAACTACCGCAAAGCCAACGGCTTTTGTAGGTTCTAATGATGTGGAGTCGGCCCGAATAGCGATGAACTACTTAGCCGAAAAAATGAATGGTAAAGGGAACTTGGTTATGATTCATGGCTTTATGGGACAAGCCGCCCAAATCCAAAGAGAAGAAGGTGCCAAAGAAATATTAAAGGCACATCCTGACATGAAACTTCTGGCAGAGCAAACTGGAGAATGGGACAGGTCAAAAAGTATGGACTTAATGCAAAACTGGATTCAATCTTATGGCGACCAAATTGACGCAGTGTTTGCTCATAATGACGAAATGGGCATGGGAGCCGTTAAAGCACTTCAAAATGCGGGTATGAAAGACCAAGTATTGGTAGTGAGTATTGATGCTATTCAGGATGCTCTTCAAGCTGTAAAAAAGGGAGAATTGGACGCCACTGTGTTTCAAAATGCTAGGGAGCAAGGTGTAGCAGCGGTGAACACGGCGGTCAAGCTAGCTCAAGGACAAAAAACAGAAGAAAAAATTCTTATTCCATTTCAATTAGTAATAAAGGGAAATGTGGATAATTTCTTAAAATAAATCATTCATAAATAACTTGTAATAAACAAACTACATAGAATACCCATTCTTAGCAGTACAGTAAAGGACGGGATATCTAAGTACACTTAATAATTTAGCATTCAAATAACAGAATCATCATGAACCCTACAGTTAAAGAATTCAAATACGTAGATTACCTCTGGGACAATAAAAAAGCCGAGGCTCTTAAAGACGACCAAGTTGCCTTATTTTTATATAGATCTAATATTTTAGGTGCGGACCTCAGAATCACCAATTATGGCGGTGGAAACACAAGCTGTAAAACGATAGAAAAAGACCCACTTACCAACGAAGAAGTAGAGGTAATGTGGATTAAAGGATCTGGTGGAGATATAGGAACATTGACCCGTTCGGGCATTGCAGGTTTATACACAGAAAGGCTTCGTAACCTTAAAGATGTGTACGGAGGACTAGAAGACGAAGACCGTATGGTTGGTCTTTTTAATCATTGCATTTATGACCTTGACAGCCGTGCTCCTTCTATTGACACGCCTCTTCACGGTCTTTTACCTTTTGCTCACATTGACCACCTACACCCAGATGCCCTTATTGCGGTAGCTGCTGCTGAAGACAGCGAGAAGGTTACAAAAGAAATTTGGGGAGATACTATGGGTTGGGTACCTTGGCAGCGTCCAGGTTTTGACCTTGGTTTACAGTTAGAAAAATGTTTGGCAGAAAATCCAGGCATCAGAGGAATAGTATTGGGTAGTCACGGTCTATTCACTTGGGCAGACAATTCGTATGATTGCTACATCAATAGCCTTGAGGTTATTGAAATGGCATCAGAGTACATTGAGAAGAAAATAGCAGAAAAAGGAAGCGTTTTTGGTGGACAAAAAATTGAAAGCCTTGCTAAGCAAGAACGTCTTGATAAAGCCGCTGAACTAATGCCACTTTTACGTGGATTATGCTCTTCTGAAAACCGCATGATTGGCCACTTCACTGATGCCGATGTGGTTTTAGAATTTATCAATAGTAACGATTTGGCAAGACTGGCTCCTATGGGAACCTCTTGTCCTGACCATTTCTTGAGAACTAAGATTCAGCCTTTGGTATTGACACTTAATGCTAATGAAGATTTATCTGACTCAGCAGCAGTTTTGGCGAAGTTAGAACCAGCTTTTGAAGCTTACAGAAATGAGTACCAAGCTTATTATGACACTTGTAAAAAAGCAAATAGCCCAGCGGTAAGAGATGCCAATCCGGTCATTATTATTTACCCAGGTGTAGGTATGTTTAGCTTCGCAAAAAACAAGCAAACTACCCGTGTAGCTAGTGAGTTTTATGTCAATGCCATTAATGTAATGCGTGGTGCTGAAGCTATTACTTCTTACACATCATTGCCAAGACAAGAAGCATTTGACATTGAATATTGGTTATTAGAGGAAGCGAAGCTTTCTAGAATGCCTAAAGAAAAGCCACTTTCAAGAAAAGTAGCTTTTGTAACTGGTGCAGGTGGTGGAATAGGTAAAGCCATTGCAGATAAATTAGCAGAAGAAGGAGCCAATGTGTTCTTAACTGACATAGCCGAAGATAGACTAAAAGAAGCCGTAGCTACTTACCCTGCCGACACTGCAGCTTATGCCGTATGTGACGTAACAGATAGCAATTCTGTGGTAGAAGCTTACAAAGCAGCTTCACTAGAGTTTGGTGGTGTAGACATCATAGTACACAGTGCCGGACTTGCCATTTCTAAGCCATTGGTAGAAACTACTGACGCCGACTGGGATATTCTTCAGAAAGTATTGGTAAAAGGTCAATTTGAACTTGCCAAACAAGCTGTAGGCGTACTTCGTAAGCAAAACCTTGGAGGAGACTTCATTAGCATCGCTAGTAAAAACGGATTAGTAGCAGGGCCAAACAACGTAGCTTACGGTACCTCAAAAGCCGCTCAGCAGCACATGGCAAGATTACTTGCTGCAGAGTTAGGACCAGAGAAAATTCGTGTAAACACAGTCAATCCTGACGGCGTGATAGTAGGTAGTAAAATATGGGAAGGTGCATGGGCAGAAGGCAGAGCCAAAGCTTATGGCATCAAAGTAGAAGAACTACCAGCTCACTACGCCAAGAGAAACTTAATGAATGAAATTATTTATCCAGCCGATATAGCCAACGGAGTTTTTGCTCTAGTAGCCATATTAGATAAAAGCACTGGAAACATTATTAATGTGGACGGTGGTATGGCAAACGCATTTGTCAGATAATTCAAGCACAAAAAGTAAAACACTAGTACCGCATGGTGCTAGTGTTTTTTCTTAATACACTTCAAGAATAATTATATATCTTCCTTTTTGAAAATTTAGCATTTACGAATGAAACAGAAGGTCACCGCCGTTTTTGATATTGGCAAAACCAATAAGAAGATTTTCCTTTTTAATAAGAACTTCCAAGAGGTTCATAAAGAGTACATTCGTTTTGATGAAACTGTAGACGAAGACGGATACCCTTGTGAAGATATTGACAAGTTAAAAACGTGGATAGTAGACACTTTTGACAATATTCTGAAGGCTGATAAATATGAAATCACAAGCCTAAACTTCTCTACCTACGGAGCTAGTTTTGTGCATATTGGTTATGATGGCCAAGTGGTGGCTCCGCTATATAATTATACCAAACCGTATGATGCCAAAATAGAAGCAAAATTTTACAGAAAGTATGGCCCGATTGCCAAATTCTGTCAAGAAACAGGCTCTTCAAAATTGGGAAATTTAAACTCTGGATTGCAGATATATCTGCTCAAGTATCAACAGCCAGAGCTTTTCAAAAAGATAAAATACTCGCTTCACCTTCCACAATTTGTCAGTTACTTATTCACTGGAATTCCACTTAGTGAATACACCAGCATAGGCTGTCATACTGCACTTTGGGATTACAAAAAGCAAGATTACCATACATGGGTTTATGAAGAAGGTATTAATGAAAAGCTACCAAGCATAGTACCTACCGAAAGTAGTATCAACATGAACTACAAAGGGCACAAAATGAAAATTGGTGTGGGAATTCATGACAGTTCCTCTGCCCTAGTTCCTTACCTGAGAAGTTCTAAAAAACCGTTCTTATTAGTATCTACTGGCACATGGGCCATTACCTTAAATCCGTTTAGCGATGGCATTTTAAGTGCGACCGATTTAAAGGCCGACTGTCAAAACAACATGCGAATAAACGGCGAAGCCGTAAAAGCCGCAAGACTATTTTTAGGCAATGAATACAAGCTACAAATAGCCAAACTAACCGAACATTATAAAGTACCCCACGAAACACACCGTACGGTCAAATTCTCAAAGAGTATTTTCAAAAAGCTAAACGAGAACTTTAAGCCACATTTTGCTTGGGAAAGCCTCAAAGACTCCGCGGCACCAAAGAAAACTACTTTACCTTTTGAAAGCTTTGAAGAGGCTTACCATCAAATGATGCAGGAGCTAGTAAAGCTTCAGGTGAAAAACATTGACATGGCAAAAGGGAAAGCGAAATTGGAAAGGATATATATTGACGGAGGTTTTTCCGACAACGACATCTACATAAAACTGCTGAGTCACTACCTAAGCCCTATGGAGCTTAAAACTACCGATTCGTCTTTAGGATCTGCCTTAGGTGCTGCCATAGCTATCTCTGATGTTACGCTTAATCCAAAGTTCCTAAAGAAAAACTACTCGCTTAAAAAGCATAAGGCCGTGAGTTTGTAAGTGAATTTCTTAGAGCCAACCTAACTAAAAATGTTCTAGTCTCTTTGATATTTGGTATAGTATTTGCCTTATTTTGAGAATATCCGCATATAATAAAATTCGTATCCTAAAGATACTTTTAA
This sequence is a window from Arcticibacterium luteifluviistationis. Protein-coding genes within it:
- a CDS encoding ABC transporter permease codes for the protein MQFTKSLKEYGILISFIVTCAILSIATPQFLSVANWTIIITQVSINALLAFGVTFVIITGGIDLSIGSIVAVTGVVAASLAQNGDYPVIVAVIGGLMAGLAFGLLNGFLVTKSKIAPFIVTLGTMTIGRGLALILSKGRPVSNLSDSFNFIGNGKIAGLPVPIIILIIVFIICSIALRKTIFGRYIYAIGGNEDAAWASGISVDKIKLAAYAICGALAGLAGILLTARINTGQPNSGMGFELDAIAAVVIGGTSTTGGRGTMIGTLIGVLLIGVINNGLDLMNVTSYYQQVIMGVIIIGAVLMDSWNQKTRN
- a CDS encoding sugar ABC transporter substrate-binding protein, with amino-acid sequence MKSLKLLFFAGLISLTACGPAEDDGKLVIGVTMLSMQNEFIVNVADEMQKKADEMGVKLITVDAERSALKQMEQVESFIAQGVDAIILNPCEVEASSPAVSRAIAAGIPIVNVNSETTAKPTAFVGSNDVESARIAMNYLAEKMNGKGNLVMIHGFMGQAAQIQREEGAKEILKAHPDMKLLAEQTGEWDRSKSMDLMQNWIQSYGDQIDAVFAHNDEMGMGAVKALQNAGMKDQVLVVSIDAIQDALQAVKKGELDATVFQNAREQGVAAVNTAVKLAQGQKTEEKILIPFQLVIKGNVDNFLK
- a CDS encoding bifunctional aldolase/short-chain dehydrogenase, whose product is MNPTVKEFKYVDYLWDNKKAEALKDDQVALFLYRSNILGADLRITNYGGGNTSCKTIEKDPLTNEEVEVMWIKGSGGDIGTLTRSGIAGLYTERLRNLKDVYGGLEDEDRMVGLFNHCIYDLDSRAPSIDTPLHGLLPFAHIDHLHPDALIAVAAAEDSEKVTKEIWGDTMGWVPWQRPGFDLGLQLEKCLAENPGIRGIVLGSHGLFTWADNSYDCYINSLEVIEMASEYIEKKIAEKGSVFGGQKIESLAKQERLDKAAELMPLLRGLCSSENRMIGHFTDADVVLEFINSNDLARLAPMGTSCPDHFLRTKIQPLVLTLNANEDLSDSAAVLAKLEPAFEAYRNEYQAYYDTCKKANSPAVRDANPVIIIYPGVGMFSFAKNKQTTRVASEFYVNAINVMRGAEAITSYTSLPRQEAFDIEYWLLEEAKLSRMPKEKPLSRKVAFVTGAGGGIGKAIADKLAEEGANVFLTDIAEDRLKEAVATYPADTAAYAVCDVTDSNSVVEAYKAASLEFGGVDIIVHSAGLAISKPLVETTDADWDILQKVLVKGQFELAKQAVGVLRKQNLGGDFISIASKNGLVAGPNNVAYGTSKAAQQHMARLLAAELGPEKIRVNTVNPDGVIVGSKIWEGAWAEGRAKAYGIKVEELPAHYAKRNLMNEIIYPADIANGVFALVAILDKSTGNIINVDGGMANAFVR
- a CDS encoding FGGY-family carbohydrate kinase — its product is MKQKVTAVFDIGKTNKKIFLFNKNFQEVHKEYIRFDETVDEDGYPCEDIDKLKTWIVDTFDNILKADKYEITSLNFSTYGASFVHIGYDGQVVAPLYNYTKPYDAKIEAKFYRKYGPIAKFCQETGSSKLGNLNSGLQIYLLKYQQPELFKKIKYSLHLPQFVSYLFTGIPLSEYTSIGCHTALWDYKKQDYHTWVYEEGINEKLPSIVPTESSINMNYKGHKMKIGVGIHDSSSALVPYLRSSKKPFLLVSTGTWAITLNPFSDGILSATDLKADCQNNMRINGEAVKAARLFLGNEYKLQIAKLTEHYKVPHETHRTVKFSKSIFKKLNENFKPHFAWESLKDSAAPKKTTLPFESFEEAYHQMMQELVKLQVKNIDMAKGKAKLERIYIDGGFSDNDIYIKLLSHYLSPMELKTTDSSLGSALGAAIAISDVTLNPKFLKKNYSLKKHKAVSL
- a CDS encoding sugar ABC transporter ATP-binding protein, with the translated sequence MPLLQISQISKSFSGIKVLENISFDLKSGEVHALMGENGAGKSTLMKILMGLLKADTGSIHLEGEDITKMDVQETLKKGIAMIHQEILMVPELSIAQNIFLGKETSTFSFLKEKHINQQTQELFDNIGLTLNPKTKMKDLSIAQMQMVEIVKAISNEAKIIIMDEPTSALSDKEVAKLFKIIKDLKSRNVAIVYISHKMDEIFQIADRITVLRDGNYIGTKTVKELNNKTLITMMVGREIDSIYPESHAEIGETILEVKDLTSRGKFENINFELKEGEVLGLAGLVGAGRTEVARVIAGLDKFNSGKIILEGAELKLKSPKDAIANKIGYVSEDRKALGFIPDLSVNENLTLASLPIYANGAFPVKNREESVGNHMVKDLKIKTNGLTQSVGSLSGGNQQKVVIGKVLLTSPKVIILDEPTRGIDIGAKFEIYKLIRTLSQNGIAIIMISSELPEVLGMSDRIVVLSEGKQTAILSGKEATQENIMHYAIH
- a CDS encoding Gfo/Idh/MocA family protein, with the protein product MAEKKKLRIGLVGTGLMGRTHANGYNRIHNFFPDLEFEPELVAVCSRNEEKVKAFAEQWNFASYETDWRKLIARDDIDAIDVCTPNDSHAEISIAAAEAGKMVLCEKPLSRTIEEGQKMVDAAEKAGVKTTVWYNYRRIPAVTLAKNIIDSGKLGKIFHYRGNFLQDWTINADLPQGGEGLWRMDANAAGSGVTGDLLAHCIDSAMWLNGGIKDVSAVTETFVKERMHQLTGKVEPVKIDDACLFHCHFENGSLGLFEATRYARGHKALKTFEINGENASIRWDLHDLNRLEFFDHADDSKLRGWRSIHVTDGDHPYIDKWWIPGCGIGWEHSFVHQVADFLKSLEDDSDCSPTFKEALQTQKVCEAIIESATERKWVDTGVDGQFV